In a single window of the Candidatus Saccharimonadales bacterium genome:
- a CDS encoding glycosyltransferase family 4 protein has protein sequence MRSSGRPKVLVISHDKVGASMAGPGIRYHYMAEQLSTQFDVTVGFFDPSYVPEAGFKRSYDVASIDARLFETSFKDFGVVIAHWLSEPMISYCNQHQIFIVFDLYVVGPVENLVSSLFNDPESWSQNDEQFDQSLAMYRHFFANGDLFLFSNRRQLDYWTGYVFGADQVHLANYSSRPIYDRFISAPMGIDTGVSIKSTRPVIKGVMNGISKTDKVLLWTGGIWGHFDAQVLIRAMKSLENKRPDIKLVFFGIKHPNPSVKETKESLETQRLATELGLVGKNVFFNKGWVKYGERIDYLLEADVAVNTHRASIETEFSHRTRVLDHLLADLPTISTEGDYLSDEIIAPKKLGFVVPPNDEAALEKAILDILEPKILKEVKASIKTERRNLDWSVTLAGLSNLLVNRPGKLDRLQMAPKLKKSNKATQVAKKVLPLSVKKALIKTRNHLK, from the coding sequence ACAGTTATCGACCCAATTTGACGTAACTGTCGGATTCTTTGACCCCTCCTACGTTCCAGAAGCTGGATTTAAACGATCTTATGATGTCGCGAGTATAGACGCACGTCTATTTGAGACTTCTTTTAAGGATTTTGGCGTAGTCATTGCGCACTGGTTAAGCGAGCCAATGATTAGCTACTGCAACCAACACCAGATTTTTATAGTTTTTGATCTATACGTTGTGGGTCCAGTCGAGAATTTAGTTTCAAGCCTTTTCAATGACCCAGAAAGCTGGTCGCAAAATGACGAACAATTTGACCAGTCGCTTGCTATGTACCGCCATTTTTTTGCTAATGGAGATCTTTTCTTATTCTCTAACCGACGCCAACTAGATTATTGGACAGGATACGTTTTTGGTGCCGATCAGGTTCATCTAGCGAACTACAGCTCCCGTCCGATTTATGACCGCTTTATAAGCGCCCCCATGGGCATCGACACCGGCGTATCAATAAAAAGTACTCGCCCGGTCATTAAGGGCGTGATGAATGGTATTTCTAAGACCGACAAAGTCTTGCTTTGGACGGGCGGCATTTGGGGACACTTTGACGCCCAAGTGTTAATTAGAGCTATGAAAAGCCTCGAAAACAAGCGGCCGGACATCAAGTTAGTATTTTTTGGCATCAAACACCCTAACCCCAGTGTCAAAGAAACCAAAGAGTCACTCGAAACTCAGCGCTTGGCTACCGAATTAGGCCTGGTCGGCAAAAATGTTTTTTTCAATAAAGGTTGGGTTAAGTATGGTGAGCGAATAGATTATTTGCTCGAAGCAGACGTGGCGGTTAATACTCATAGAGCTTCGATAGAAACCGAGTTTTCGCACCGGACTAGGGTGCTAGACCATTTGCTTGCCGACCTTCCAACTATTTCGACCGAGGGTGATTATCTATCTGACGAAATTATCGCACCTAAAAAACTGGGCTTTGTGGTGCCGCCCAATGATGAAGCGGCTCTCGAAAAAGCCATTTTAGATATCCTGGAGCCTAAGATCCTTAAAGAGGTTAAAGCTAGCATCAAGACTGAACGGCGCAATTTAGATTGGTCGGTTACACTTGCTGGTCTTAGCAATTTATTGGTTAATCGGCCCGGAAAATTGGACCGATTACAAATGGCCCCAAAGTTAAAAAAGTCCAACAAGGCAACCCAGGTAGCCAAAAAAGTTCTGCCGCTATCTGTTAAAAAGGCCTTGATAAAAACCAGGAACCACTTAAAGTAA